The Lactobacillus sp. CBA3605 genome contains a region encoding:
- the glpO gene encoding type 1 glycerol-3-phosphate oxidase, with translation MAFSATTRKQNIDRLQNETLDLLVIGGGITGAGVAIQASAMNMHTGLIEMQDFAAGTSSRSTKLVHGGIRYLKTFDVSVVADTVKERAVVQGIAPHIPTPDPMLLPIYAEPGATFDLFSVKVAMDLYDKLADVTDPKYTNYTLSPEEVLQREPQLNPKNLVGGGVYLDYRNNDARLVIENIKKAHENGGIMASHVKAIGFIHDDQGQLIGVKAQDMLTGNEFTIHAHVIINTTGPWSDTVREYATEPDFKPQMRPTKGVHLVVDSAKLPVPQPTYFDSGDQDGRMIFVVPRENKTYFGTTDTDYHGDFQHPTVTQADVDYLLGIINARYPSANLTLADIEASWAGLRPLIAANGSSDYNGGNSGKLSDKSFNRVIAAVDQFENQQASRADVEAVLNDLESALAENKLNPSAVSRGSALTSSPDGLLTLAGGKLTDYRKMAAGAMALVTRLLATKFNQRFSPINSKNLPVSGGDIDPHNVEATLAFYAKQGIDNGLTEAAALRIAQLYGSNAARVFSLIGKIEPTHGLSLAETISLHYALDEEMTLSPVDYLLRRTNHLLFMRDSIDNIKTGVIDTLGDYLDWDAATKQAQTDQLNQVIAESDLAALKQR, from the coding sequence ATGGCTTTTTCAGCAACGACTCGCAAACAAAATATTGACCGACTTCAAAATGAAACTTTGGATTTATTAGTGATTGGCGGTGGGATTACTGGTGCCGGGGTCGCCATTCAGGCCAGTGCGATGAATATGCATACCGGCCTCATTGAAATGCAAGACTTCGCGGCGGGAACCTCATCACGCTCTACCAAGCTGGTTCACGGTGGCATTCGCTACCTCAAAACCTTTGACGTTAGTGTGGTCGCTGACACTGTAAAAGAACGGGCAGTTGTCCAGGGAATTGCGCCACACATTCCAACGCCTGACCCAATGTTGTTACCAATCTATGCAGAACCAGGCGCAACCTTTGACCTCTTCTCCGTTAAAGTGGCGATGGATTTATATGATAAGTTAGCGGATGTCACTGATCCAAAATATACTAACTATACGTTATCCCCCGAAGAAGTCTTACAACGTGAACCTCAATTAAACCCTAAAAACTTAGTTGGCGGCGGGGTTTATCTCGACTATCGTAATAACGACGCTCGGCTAGTCATTGAAAACATCAAAAAGGCGCATGAAAATGGTGGTATTATGGCTAGTCACGTTAAAGCCATTGGTTTTATTCACGATGACCAAGGCCAACTCATCGGTGTTAAAGCGCAAGACATGCTGACTGGCAACGAATTTACGATTCATGCTCATGTCATCATCAACACGACTGGTCCATGGTCCGATACGGTACGTGAATATGCCACAGAACCCGACTTCAAACCACAGATGCGTCCAACCAAAGGCGTTCACCTCGTTGTCGATTCTGCTAAATTACCGGTACCACAGCCCACTTACTTTGACTCCGGCGATCAAGACGGCCGTATGATTTTCGTGGTTCCTCGTGAAAATAAGACTTACTTTGGCACAACTGATACAGATTACCATGGTGACTTTCAACATCCGACGGTTACCCAAGCCGACGTTGATTACTTACTTGGTATTATCAATGCCCGCTACCCTAGTGCTAACTTAACTTTAGCTGATATTGAAGCTAGTTGGGCCGGATTACGACCACTAATCGCCGCCAATGGGAGTTCTGATTACAATGGCGGAAACTCCGGTAAGCTTAGTGATAAGAGCTTCAACCGCGTCATTGCGGCTGTCGATCAATTCGAAAATCAACAAGCTAGTCGGGCTGATGTTGAAGCGGTCCTAAACGACTTAGAAAGTGCCTTAGCAGAAAATAAGTTGAATCCGTCTGCGGTCTCTCGTGGTAGCGCTTTAACGAGTAGTCCCGATGGCTTACTCACCTTAGCCGGCGGTAAATTAACCGATTATCGAAAAATGGCTGCCGGGGCGATGGCGTTAGTGACGCGCTTACTCGCAACTAAGTTCAACCAGCGTTTCAGTCCCATTAATTCAAAGAATCTGCCGGTATCCGGGGGCGATATTGATCCACATAACGTCGAAGCAACCCTCGCCTTTTACGCCAAACAAGGTATCGACAACGGCTTAACAGAAGCAGCAGCACTCCGGATTGCACAATTATATGGGTCCAACGCCGCCCGTGTCTTTAGCTTAATTGGTAAAATTGAGCCAACCCATGGACTGAGCTTAGCCGAAACCATCAGTTTACACTACGCTTTAGATGAAGAAATGACGCTTTCACCGGTTGACTATTTGCTCCGCCGAACGAATCATCTATTATTCATGCGTGATAGTATCGACAACATTAAGACTGGTGTCATTGACACCCTCGGCGATTATTTAGACTGGGATGCAGCCACCAAGCAGGCGCAAACCGATCAACTTAATCAAGTCATTGCAGAATCCGACCTGGCTGCTTTAAAGCAACGTTAG
- a CDS encoding MIP/aquaporin family protein, which produces MKDPLIFQLLGEFLGTFILILLGDGVVAGVSLNKSKAQGAGWIAIALGWGLAVTIGVYCSSFLSPAHLNPAVSLGMAVAGLFPWQFVLPYTVAQIAGGLLGGIVVWLHYYPHWQATDDATAILGIFATGPGIRNYFWNFISEVIGTFVLVFGLLAFTKGQFTAGLNPMVVGLLITAIGLSLGGTTGYAINPARDLGPRIAHAILPIANKGTSDWAYSWVPIVGPLAGGLLGAGLFALLP; this is translated from the coding sequence ATGAAAGATCCACTGATTTTTCAATTATTAGGTGAATTTCTAGGTACCTTTATCTTGATTCTACTGGGCGACGGCGTGGTAGCTGGCGTTTCACTGAATAAATCGAAAGCGCAAGGTGCTGGTTGGATCGCGATTGCCCTTGGTTGGGGGCTTGCTGTTACCATTGGGGTTTACTGTTCAAGCTTTCTCAGCCCGGCCCATCTGAATCCTGCCGTATCCTTAGGGATGGCCGTTGCCGGTCTATTTCCTTGGCAATTTGTCTTACCTTACACGGTAGCCCAAATTGCCGGGGGCCTGCTAGGGGGAATTGTCGTTTGGCTCCACTACTATCCCCATTGGCAAGCAACTGATGACGCCACCGCCATTTTAGGAATCTTCGCCACTGGTCCTGGCATCCGTAACTATTTCTGGAACTTTATCAGCGAAGTCATCGGTACCTTTGTCCTCGTCTTTGGCCTTTTAGCTTTTACCAAAGGTCAGTTCACTGCGGGGCTTAATCCAATGGTGGTCGGGCTTTTAATTACCGCAATCGGGCTCTCCTTAGGTGGGACGACCGGTTACGCAATTAATCCGGCTCGAGACTTAGGGCCACGGATTGCGCACGCTATCCTCCCCATCGCCAACAAAGGAACTTCTGATTGGGCCTATAGCTGGGTGCCAATCGTTGGCCCACTAGCTGGAGGCTTGTTAGGCGCTGGCTTGTTCGCACTACTACCTTAA
- a CDS encoding MerR family transcriptional regulator, whose amino-acid sequence MSYTIQQVSQLTGVSAYSIRYYDSRELIPGIQRDENNVRQFDEESVDVVRLITCFRKTGMPLKAIKHYIDLIPGGDATLQERFEIMAQHKADILDETTVLNNNLKIVQSKLNTYQTTLAALTVKAN is encoded by the coding sequence ATGAGTTATACGATTCAGCAAGTGAGTCAATTAACCGGTGTATCGGCTTATAGTATCCGTTATTATGATAGTCGTGAGTTGATTCCCGGGATTCAACGTGATGAGAATAATGTGCGGCAATTTGATGAGGAAAGTGTGGACGTTGTCCGCTTGATTACTTGTTTTCGCAAGACGGGGATGCCATTGAAAGCCATCAAACATTATATCGACCTCATCCCTGGTGGCGATGCGACCTTACAAGAGCGCTTTGAAATTATGGCACAACATAAAGCTGATATTTTGGACGAAACAACGGTGTTAAACAATAATTTAAAGATTGTTCAGAGTAAACTGAATACCTATCAAACAACTCTAGCCGCCTTGACGGTTAAGGCAAACTAG
- a CDS encoding amidohydrolase family protein, translated as MLKTDVFAHVLTPKFYQAFLAESVDLTAYPFLKNPALTDLAVHQAGVRADVRQVISMANLNPEDFFDPERAAELCRLGNRELSAIAAAEPATYRGAVGMLPMNNVAAAVTILAEQIATDPNLLGVQLFTTALGKPLTDPAYRPIFEQLAALKLPIWLHPVFDTTKPANNITFSWEYELTQTMYAMVTQGFFQTYPQLKVIVHHAGAMVPYFAGRIEHILSAEQAADFKKFYVDTALLGNTPALRLTLAYYGIEHVMFGTDAPFGSAPNGATDEIVTAIAALNLTAADQTKLYQTNFEKLIS; from the coding sequence ATGTTGAAAACGGATGTTTTTGCTCACGTCTTAACCCCGAAGTTTTATCAGGCTTTTTTAGCTGAATCAGTGGATTTAACCGCCTATCCTTTTTTAAAGAATCCGGCGTTAACAGATTTGGCAGTACATCAAGCCGGGGTGCGAGCGGATGTGCGCCAAGTTATTTCGATGGCGAACTTAAATCCTGAGGACTTTTTTGACCCGGAACGGGCTGCGGAACTATGCCGGTTAGGTAATCGTGAGTTGAGTGCAATTGCTGCGGCAGAACCGGCGACGTATCGTGGTGCAGTTGGCATGCTGCCGATGAATAATGTTGCGGCGGCCGTGACAATTTTGGCAGAGCAAATTGCTACCGATCCGAACTTGTTAGGCGTGCAATTGTTCACGACGGCGTTAGGCAAACCATTAACAGATCCGGCTTATCGGCCAATTTTTGAACAATTAGCGGCCTTAAAGCTACCGATTTGGCTACATCCCGTTTTTGACACAACTAAGCCCGCTAATAATATCACGTTTAGTTGGGAATACGAACTTACTCAGACCATGTATGCCATGGTTACGCAGGGCTTTTTCCAAACATATCCGCAGCTTAAAGTTATTGTGCACCATGCGGGTGCGATGGTGCCATATTTTGCCGGACGAATTGAACATATTTTATCTGCTGAACAAGCAGCTGATTTCAAAAAGTTTTATGTCGATACAGCTTTACTTGGCAATACACCAGCCTTACGTTTAACATTGGCTTATTATGGGATTGAGCATGTTATGTTCGGCACGGATGCGCCATTTGGCAGTGCGCCCAATGGTGCGACCGACGAAATCGTGACTGCCATCGCCGCTTTGAATTTAACGGCGGCAGATCAAACTAAATTGTATCAAACTAATTTTGAAAAACTTATTAGCTAA
- a CDS encoding SDR family oxidoreductase, which yields MTKILIIGAYGKTAQLAIKRLLAETNHELVLFLRNAARLNQYQDNSRVTLIDGDVLDTAALENAMIGVDLVYSNVGGRNLADQTASILAAMTATKQQRLIFINSLGVYHEVPGAFGAWNETMIADFLPGFRKAAALIEASPLAYTMLRPAWLSDKPAIDYELTDKGTAFKGTEVSRASVADFILKLIATPNTYLRASVGLNQPNTDGDQPAWFN from the coding sequence ATGACAAAAATTTTAATTATCGGCGCTTATGGTAAAACGGCACAACTCGCTATTAAACGCTTATTGGCTGAAACAAATCATGAGTTAGTCTTATTTCTAAGAAATGCCGCCCGACTCAATCAATATCAAGATAATTCACGCGTGACGTTAATTGATGGGGATGTTTTAGATACCGCCGCGTTAGAAAATGCCATGATTGGTGTTGATTTGGTGTATTCTAATGTTGGGGGTCGTAATCTGGCTGATCAAACGGCTAGTATCTTAGCTGCGATGACTGCGACTAAGCAGCAACGGTTAATCTTTATTAACTCATTGGGCGTCTATCATGAAGTTCCCGGTGCTTTTGGTGCTTGGAACGAAACCATGATTGCAGACTTTTTACCGGGCTTTCGTAAAGCCGCGGCGCTAATCGAAGCCTCACCACTGGCTTACACGATGTTACGGCCCGCTTGGTTAAGTGATAAGCCAGCGATTGATTATGAATTAACTGACAAAGGAACGGCCTTTAAAGGTACCGAAGTTTCACGTGCTAGTGTGGCTGACTTTATCTTAAAGTTGATTGCGACCCCGAACACCTATTTACGCGCAAGTGTTGGTTTGAATCAGCCGAATACTGATGGTGACCAACCTGCGTGGTTTAATTAA